DNA sequence from the Melospiza georgiana isolate bMelGeo1 chromosome 7, bMelGeo1.pri, whole genome shotgun sequence genome:
TTTTAGTGGTTATTGAAAGAGCTCTCCCCATGAGAATTGGCAGGTAGCTGAAAGTTAAAACTATTCTTAAACTGATGAGATAGCAGAGTTCTAGTCCTAGTGCTGGTCTTTTTCAAAGTGCCGCTGCAGCATCTTTAATTCTTGCTTTCTGGAAAAAACATATATTCTGTAAAACCCTTACTGATGTCTGTGGATCTGACACATCCGACTACAGCCCGATGTTGAGGGCTACTGTGGGAAGTCCCCTTTTCAATTAATTCTAATTGCAAATAGGGGATATCTGATGCAGTGCATGCCTTCTgactggcacagcccctgtcaCTGTTCGCTCGATCTGCTGTGCTCTAGTGTTGCCCCTGAATCCAGAATGGCACACAAGCTAACATTTCCTTTTTGACTTAATCTTGCTGATCTCTCCTTATCTTGCAGACGATCTGGCCTCATCTAGAGTCCGCCTCTATTTCTTCATCTCAAATGAAGGGAACCAGAACTTGTTTGTCGTTCAAGCCAGCCTGTGGCTTTACTTGAAGCTGCTTCCATATGTCTTAGAGAAAGGCAGCAGGCGAAAAGTAAGAGTCAAAGTCTATTTCCAAGACCCGGACACTAGCAACAAGTGGAATGTGGTTGAAAAGAAAGTTGATCTCAAAAGAAGTGGTTGGCACACTTTTCCCATGACAGAGGCGATCCAGGCTCTGTttgagagaggagaaaggagactGAACTTGGATGTTCAATGTGAGGGCTGTGAAGAGTATTCAGTGCTGCCAATTTATGTGGACCCCGGGGAGGAATCCCACCGGCCTTTTTTAGTGGTGCAAGCCCGCCTCGCTGATAACAAACACAGGATCCGGAAAAGAGGCCTGGAGTGCGACGGCAGGACCAATCTATGTTGCAGGCAACAGTTTTACATTGACTTTAGACTCATTGGGTGGAATGACTGGATCATAGCTCCATCAGGTTACTATGGGAATTACTGTGAAGGGAGCTGCCCGGCCTACTTGGCCGGTGTCCCGGGGTCGGCTTCCTCCTTTCACACCGCTGTCGTGAATCAGTACCGAATGCGGGGGCTGAACCCGGGCACCGTGAACTCCTGTTGCATTCCAACCAAACTTAGCACAATGTCAATGCTGTACTTTGATGATGAATACAACATTGTGAAAAGGGACGTTCCCAATATGATTGTGGAAGAATGTGGTTGTGCTTGATTTAAGGTGTGTTTTggggggggagagagagagagggagagagagagaaacattCCCGTACAAGATGGTGTTGGAGGAAGTTTCACTGTGTATCCAGGCATCAGTGTTGGAAAGTCACTGTGGAAAagtttgacaaaaaaaaaaagaaaaaaataatcatttcACTTTGGTGTCAGGACAGTGGCAGTTTGTGGATCATGGACACTTATATATTCTATCACTTATAAGTTAATGCTATGAAATATCTTAAAGACACACACACTCACAAAATGTGGGCACGCACACAAACACGCgctcagacacacagacacacagacacacacagacacacacacacacaaggcAGCTCAGAAAAGGGACATGAGCACAGAAAGTCAGTGACCAGTGACGATGGACCTAAATGCCTGCCAGTACGAGTGAACGGCTGAGCAGCTGTTTCCCCGCCTGCCGGCAAAGCCAGACCGAAATGAGCTCCCTTTGCTCAGGCAAAAGCACAGACTGTGAGAACACAACGTATTCTTGCACGCAGGTGTCAAAAATGACCAAacttagaaaattaaaaaaaaacaaaaaaggaaaaaaaaaaaagtcgaCTGTCACCTCTTAGGTCTAACAGGAAGCTGCAGGACACCTGCCTTGGGAGGTGATCACTTCctcttaatttaaatttatctAAACATAGACATCACAGATACCCACTTCTTGCTACAGCACTTCCAGCAAGGAATCCTGTGGTTCCAtcggggggagagagagagagagagagagaaaaggggaCAGACATGTAAGAAACTGCTGTATTTCTAACACCTGGCCGTTGCAGAGTCACAAGCCGGGCTGGCGTGATCCGATGCTTTTACTGCCCACTAGCAACCCATGGTTGGCTACACCCGCCGTGTCTTGGAAAAGGGAATCGATACCATATCTGGACTGTGTTGACTGTTGGCATCTCTCACTGTGCAAAGAACAAAAAGTCAAAAGTTGCAATCTGTGTTCTTCAGTGGGGGACTCGGCAAGGCTACGTCACGTGGGGGACGAGCAAACAAGCAATGGCCACCGCGGCTAAACCAATGAACCCTAAAGAGGAGTGACAGCGACAGAGTGGAGACGTTCTGGGAAATGCAGTGCATTTAATAACAGGCGAGGAACATTTTTACAAGTCTtggaaaggaggagagaggagagtgCTTTCAATTTCCTTACCAGGAGGTGTCAAGGATGGCCATAAAGATCAGAAAATAATGATACAGCATAGCACTTGCAAACTGCTTGAATGCACGTATAATAGCACTTGCAAATTTCAATGCCTTGAAAAGTGGTACTTGATAGTGCACTTATCTTTGCTCACTATCTAGGTAAACAGGTGCCGCATGAGCTATGCAATTTAAAGTGTTGACCCATACTAGACAAAACTGGACTTATGATATgacttttttatatttttttatacttgaaattaaatcttttgcttcttttttaaaGCGAATGATTGCTTTTAATGTTTGCACTGATTTAGTTGCATGATTAGTCAAAAACTgccatttgaaaaaaaatgttatttttatagCAGCAAAAAATGAATACAGTTAAATGTATTATACAGAAATTTTGGAACCAAAGAGGCCAACATATTAGTTATAATTTTTATGAGATGGCAAAGCCATCATATATCATGTAGTCATACTGAGCAATCCCTCACGAGGCCTACCAATTGTTTCAGGGTACAAAATGGATTCTGTTTGTTCTATTCAGTGTCTTTTCTATACCATACGCACATGGAATGTAGAGTGAAAAAAAAGTGACTATTGTAGAATACATTACAATATGTGCATCCTTTAAATCcaatttttatgtttatttaatAAAGTTCCTTTTAGGTTCTGTTCCATAATAATTTAAACCAAACAATTTTCACTTAGATTTGCTGTTGAAGTATTTTACATTTGTGtacagtttaaataaataaaaaagattgaaaactggatgtgccttttttttttttttttttttttttcagcgtGTAACATCTGGAGGAACTCGCTTACTTTCGGGACTGAATAGGCTGCAGACGGTGAACTGTCGCATTAGACCGTAGTCATATTAGTCATTGCAGAAAGCCTTGTCTGAGAGCTCAGCTGCGATCCTAAAAATGTTACACTCCAGTTTTATTGCTGTCTATACATGTAAGCATCTGCTTCTTTCtctctgcagcagtgcaggggctctgggcacaggaaCGGCGCTGTTCCGCATACCTGCAGGTCATTTACAGCGAGTTCCTGGTTCACCTGCTGTGTAAGAATGTAACTTCTTCTCTGGGTCACTCCCTGACTGCTtagaagaagtaaaaaaaagaaaaaaaaatgtggaaagCACTTCCAGGAATAAAGGACCAATAGTaagtttaattaatttttttttttccaaaactagCTGACACTAAGAAAAGggtgtgttatttttttttctttttagtaaaaTATCTCCCTTTTACTAATAAGCCCTCAAAAATGGTGAGAAATACTCAAGTACTCAGCTGCACATATATCCAGATATTGATTTAACTGATTTTCACAGATAAATTCTTCCTCCTGGAGACCTGAGCAAATGCCAGCTGAAGCTGACAGAAGGACCTCTGTTGACTTAGCAAATGTTAGATCTGACCCTGAAACCTGAAAAGTGTTGAAGAAGCAGGATCATGCAACTAATGATGGGTTCTAGTTACAATTCACATTCAGGTgtagctctgcccagctctcctcACAGCCAGGCACTGGGGTTAAACAGGAGACCTGGCAGAGTAATTTGCTGTGACTGTGTCAACAATCTGCTGCTCAGAACTTTGTCCTCCAGatcaaatttttttaatatctcacAGCTTTCTTACCACCTCGAGCTGCACATTGATTGTCAAAGCCACTAACCACTCACTGCTCCACCTCTCAGCAGCCTTTCCCCTGGTTTTCATTCTGTGGATCAACTGGCCTACTGATGAGTTCAATAAATTCCCCTTGAAATCAGTGGCCAATaccctccccttccctctgaaGGCATGTTTGCCCTAATATGACACCATCATTATAAATAAGACTGGGCAGCCCTTTAAAAAATGGGATATATTAAGAAATTTTGCCCCTTGAAATGCAAGGCCCTGGAGGCTGGCTCCAGTTAGGTTTCATTCTTAATTGAAAGTGTTTGGTTCCTGGGGTCAAAGCCAAACCCTGCATGGGACACTGGGACTCCAGGGTGTCTCAGTGAGGGGTttggccctgcagccctggggcacagggagctgctggcagccaggatgCCTCGAGCCTGGGCTGGCCAGGAGCGAGGGGCAGGAACTGCGCTCTGCATCCTGCTGCAAACCCACAAGTGAGCTCAGGATCCTGAACTCTTTCATTCAGGCCATCAAAAAGCACCCCTTTTCTTAAGGTATAAAAGTATTTCCCAGCTttcttcccctgtccctgccttctCTGCTCCCTGATTTGTAGCTAGAGTCACAGTGTTTATGGGACAGAGCATGGATATTAGGATAGTGTGAGGGGCATCATCTGGGAGTGGGAAGAGCTGGATCATAGTCCAGGCTCCCAggtccttttatttttgtgtgaaaCTCTAGAAATCAATGTGAACTGAACATGCTTGgagttttctgcagcatggagtCACTTGCTGCTCTGGGCATTCTACAGACACTGAGGTATTCTTGTATCCTGGTGCTGACAGCAACCTGTCACACAGATTTCTGAGgctaaaatgaaattaaatcatCTTTAATTTTGTGGGACCAATCTGAGACAGTTTGACCTTGATTTTTCAGAGATGTGACAAAGCTACTGCTCTTGCCAGCTTTTTACAGGGGAGTGCAGGAATTCTGCTTTGTGCAGCTTCCACCTCCTGCATTTTTGAAATcaggcaaaatgaaaaatgagatgGCCAAGCCTGATGGCTGCTTTTCAAAAATTTTGGGGTGTTCCCATCTGTCATTTCCATCCTTATAAAACTGAGCATCCAGTTTCATTTGCTTTATGCCAGGTTAGGTATACTCTACCTCAAAAAACAGCTGGGTCACATCCATACTCCCCCACCCAAAGGTGACCTGGTGACTCTCTCTCGTCTTTGATAGGCTTTGAACTCGATTCTGTAAATGCTAAATCAGTGTGACAGAATCAATCTCTGGAGCTGGAGAATCTTCACCCTTTAAAACATTCTAACCCAGGCAAAACCCCATCCTGGACCTGCCACTGCTGTCAGTGAGGACGGTGTGAACAGGGTGACTGTCACAATGTGATGCAACAGAGCACTTGTGGGATTAACTCTGCATACATCACGTATTTCCACACATAATAGACACCTGCTCCAAAACTGCCAGCTCTCACCTTCTTTGCTTTGTCACTTGTGAGAGATGAACTCAGCAGCTGAAAATTAATTGCTGCACTTGCCCTGCCACCAGAGAAGAGGGAAACCCCTCGCTGAATGCATCCTTCCTAAGGATAATTTTTGTATGGAGTGGCATCTACTGGGAAGGGTGGGGGAACATTTTGCAAAATGGAtcagaaatacaaatttctGTCGAAGAGGGGAGTCTGTTTCAGTTAATGCTGATGTCAATCCACAGTAACTCCCCTAAAGTCTGCAGATGTAATTCAGGCTGGCACCAATTTGAATGAAGACACACCTGAATCCAGTTTTCTGGAATTCCTGATTGGGCCCAGCTCATTCTCAGTTCTCAGTGTTTccaaaagaagtaatttttcctttggaatcAGCAGCTAAAAGTTTTAGCAGAACCCACACATACTGGGTGACAGATCAGAACAAGAGTAAAAGACATCTAACTTTGTCATGAATCTCCCTACATACACTGAAATTTGGCCAGGAATTAGCAATCTGCCTCAGTAAAAATTGTCCCAGTAGCTTTCATTTGCTTGCCCAGTCAGTAACCTTGAAATAAAAGCTGGTTTTACATGCCTGCTTGTAACAGTAGGGGCCAATTTTATTTGGGTAACTTCATTGATTTCAAGGGAATTGTTTCTGATTTGTACTAGAATAAGTGGGAGCAGATTTAGGTTCTTTAATGTTCTTCCAGTTTAGCTCTTGGAATAACttatatttcattattatgTGTTTATGTAATTAGTGCAATTATATCAAATTATATAATTGGTACAATTACTTGGACTCATGTAACCACTGCATATAGCATTCCATGCTGTAAAATCTTTtactctgggaaaaaaaaaagaaaaaaaaaaggagtcaATATTACATGGGAatcttaatttgtttttaaattccaGTATCAAATTTAGGGCCTGACCACATGCAAGGAACTTCTGGTTCACATCAGTGGAATCTCTGAGCAGGCAGCTTGCAGCCTTCACCATAGATATTGCATTTTTAATCTGATTTGGCCAATTCTATTCAACAGAGGCCCTCCTGGAATGTGTGCAGCTCTAACCAGCCCTCCCTGTACAAAGCAGAGATGTCAAGCTTTTAAACACACACACCATATGACCTGGGAGATCCTGAAACCATCAGAGCCCTGAGATATATGTACAGCTTTTTTATACTTGATCAGATTTACTGTCTTTGTGAGCTGCTGTTGAGAATTTTAAACTAGTACTTTATTCAATTAATAGACTCCCACTTTTTGGTCATTGAAACTGTTTTGCTTCCCTCCCCTTCTATAATTTGCTTTCAGGCTACTTTGCTGTGAGGGCTTGGAAGTAGAGGGCTCTGCAGTATCTGTTGGGGGTAGAGGGAGGTTATTCTGCCCCtgtgctctggtgagacccttTCTGGAgtctgcatccagctctggggcccccaGCATAAGAAAGGCATGGACTTGTTGGAGAGTCCTGAGGAGGATCACAAAAATGaccagagggctggagcacatctcctgtgaagacagacTGAGAGCACTGGGGCTGTTCAGGCTGCAGAAGAGAAGGTTTACAGTGCCTAAAAGGgcctacaagagagctggaggggAGCTTTTTACAAAGGCATGTAGTGATAGCCAAGGAGTGATGGCTGTAAACTGAATGAGGATAGGCTTAGCTTAGCTGTAAGGCACGAATTCTTtactctgagggtggtgaggcactagaacaggttgcccagtGATGTTGTGggtgcctcatccctggaagtgttcaaggccaggttgatgggactttgagcaacctggtctagggaAAGATGTCCCTACGATATCAGGGGGATTGGaattaaatgatctttaagggtcccttccaaaccaaaccattctatgagtTTATGAAAGTCGAAGTAAGCACATTgagcaaaacaggaaaaacaggtAAGGAAACTGATTTGATTTCTGTAGGTCAGAACAAGGAAGACCCAGGGTGAGAGCTATGATTGATAACCACCTGATGGACCTCTCCTCAGAAAAGATCAGCCCTCCCAGGTGCTGTGCATTTCGAGTTCTGCCCTGGCCCAAATGCAATCATTGAACCCAGCTGCCAGCTGCACAGCCCCCAGGGGAGGCACTGCTCTACCTAAGGACATCTCCACAGAGTTTATTGctctttctttctcattttggACCTGCTTTTGGAGAGGGTTTACCTCTCTGTGTGCTCTCCTGCAGTCTGGCCTTTGAAATCAGGCTACAGCTACAGCCATTTTAGGGCTGCAGCTCATGCTGCCTCACTGCCTTCCTCCAGCTGGTAAGTGTGCTTAGTGCCTGTTATTTTTATCTTgagcttttgctttgtttttgagGATAATTACACATTATTGCTGCAATATGTTATAATAAGTGCTATGAAGATGACTATTGTATCCAAGGGGAAAGAAGATGTGGCTGGGGAGCAAACTTAAACCTATGTGTCAGCAAAACAAACACGCAGTGTTTGGGCTGTGTCAGTCAAGTGGTACCAAAGTGGCGTTTAGGTTTTGCCCGAGTGGAGGCTGCTGGACTGATCTCGCCCCTCTGCACTTTGTTGGCTGGAGTGGCTCCTGCCCATTTCCACAGAGGAGTttgtgaggagctggggaagagcagcagcagccgtgctgtctgtcctgcagcagccgcagcagccgtgctgtctgtcctgcagccacagctgagctCCTCACTCACTGATGGGGGAGCCGGTCCTGGgcagtgcagcaggagccaggtAGGAGAGTTGGATGCTGAAGGCAGTATCCCTTTGAGGACAAAGAGTTATAAATAATATTGCATCTGGCTCCTGTGAGCTGAAGCAGACTGGGCTCTTGGACTTTTGGACCCCCCCTGTGCCATATCCTATTCCCTATATCCTCTGTAATCTCATTTGGTCTCGTATGGCCTGGTTTTGGGTCAGGTTTTGGAACTGATCCTCAGCTGTTGGGACTCCAAGGTTATCAAATATACTTCAGGACTTTATAAATTAAGGCTATGGGCTCTTGTGAAAGGAAACAATGTCATCTGTCTTAATGAGAGTTGTGTATGTGTATTTTGTATCCAATTGTATGCATTATCTTTAGCAGTGATACTTCATAAGACCATATAATTTATGAGGTGGTTATCAGTGACTCATAAGTATTTATTTATGTCTTATATGCATTGTGTATGTTTGGCTTGAGCAGGGTGGCATGTTTGCATGGGTGAGCACCATTTCACCTGTAAACACACagataagaaacaaaaagctttaTCTAAGCAAATTGTCTTCTGCCATGCTAATGCCCCtgtaataaaatttattttggggGATCCTGATGAGAGATTGGAGTAAGGCAGTGTAGCTACTGACTATTTTGATTAGATTTCTTGTCTCTTGTGTGCCCCATCCTTGGTTTGTATTCAGTGTGTGGTGTGTAGGTGCCCTTGTGCTGGCTGGAGAGAGGCACTCTGTTCTCAGAtgtggctctgctccagcctgctccACATCCAAGAGAGTGCAGCAAACCACTTTTGCTCAACTCATGTTTTGAAATTGTTCAGAAACTGGTTTGGTCTTTAGCACAGTTTGGAGCAACCTTGAGGCTGCCTTtagggcagctgccaggggtcCCCAGAGTAAAAGCTGAGAAGGGGCTGGAATACCATAGGGCCCTGACCACAAGCCTTGTATTTGGCCATGCTTCCTATATTGGGAGCTTTTGGGTGGCACTTGGATGGAGTGGAACCCATCTAAGTCTCTATGCTGAGTGTTTCTTATTAAGTACATGATAGGCACAGAGATGCAGGATTTAAACCAGCTCAGTTCCTCTTAGCTGTGCACCACAGTGGTTGAATCACTATGTTACCAGTGTGTGACAATGAATCAAGCCctatatttcattttatggGTGGGTTCCACTTTGTTCTCattttctcctcccctcctttTGACAATTTAGACATGTGCATCTTGGAGAACATTGCTTCCAGACTGTATCCCCTTGAATGGGGTTACTGCATCAAGCAGGGAAAGTAATGCTGTGTTTAAGTTCTACCCTAAATGAAAGCTTTTTCTACTTTGCATGCCACAAATAGACTTTTAATTATGGGGAGCACATGCTGTAAGTGCACTCCAGGATTTGATTCCATCCTTTGTCTGTTAAGCTTGTGGATGTGCCAGCTCTTAGAGTAATCTTTTTCAGCATCACCAGTTGCAATCCGTAGTTAGCAGATAAAGCAACAAAAGGAATGGCAAATCAGTCATCGTGCTGATGGTCACCAGTTTGGTGCCTCTGGTAGATGTTCTCAAGGTGATATTGAATGTTAAAACAACATTTAGATGTGCTCTGTGATTTGCTGGGTTTAAAAATCTGTTGATGTTAATGTAGGGCTAGATTCAGTTATTCACACCTGTGGAAAGTAGGTTCAAAATCCTACCAAATTGGAATTCCCCAGTCAATTACAGTCAAAAGCAGACTGCAAGACTGTACAGAGCAAAGCCTGTAGTACTTTTGGTGCAATATCAGAGCCTCAGCTGAAGGTGCTATTACTCCATGAGTTCTGTTCAGTTGCACCCATTTGCACCAGGTGTGAGTTTATCCTGTTGGCTGGAGGACAAACCCCTTGCTTTAGATCAGTCAGCAGTCAGGCTCCTGGTGCTCTGTGCACTTCTGTAGCTGGTGATAGCTATTGTTCTTTTCTGCAGTATGTTCACAGCATCAGGCATTATGAGTCATGTCATAACACCATTGTGAGCCATTTGTTTAATAATACAGCATCCGTATTGTGTCACTCCAGCAATGTTCTTAATTCTTTCTATTATTAACATCTGTTTTGAAGTGTTTATACTTGTAATTTAGCTTTTCAAATTCTCACTGGATATAAGCTGGTGCAAGAGGAAAGTTTTCATAAACACATCTAAAAGAATCTGACACTTCATTGGCCATACCTGATCAGAAAACCAAGAAGCGTATTTGTTTAGGCCTCTTTTTGGTTTGCAATAAATGGTAATGCAGGTCTCTTCAGCAcccagaaaggaaaatgtaggTGCTACTTTTTTgttggatttgggttttttttttttagtcctgTGGGACTAGTTGGATTTTAATTGTTAATGGTATCTTTTAATTTGACAAAGCAGATGCTGTAAAAAAGCTAGCTTACCTTTTTCCAGTTGGGCAAGTTACTAATTTGTTAGGGTGGTGACTTTTTGAGACAGGGCTGTATCTACATCCTATCTATAGATCTTTGAAGCTGTTTgtg
Encoded proteins:
- the INHBB gene encoding inhibin beta B chain, with the protein product MDGAARRGVLAALLACGLLLLGAAATPTPPAPAGGSPQDTCTSCGFRRPEEPGKVDGDFLEAVKRHILSRLQMRDRPNITHAVPKAAMVTALRKLHAGKVREDGRVEIPSLDGQASAGPPAHDPVSEIISFAETDDLASSRVRLYFFISNEGNQNLFVVQASLWLYLKLLPYVLEKGSRRKVRVKVYFQDPDTSNKWNVVEKKVDLKRSGWHTFPMTEAIQALFERGERRLNLDVQCEGCEEYSVLPIYVDPGEESHRPFLVVQARLADNKHRIRKRGLECDGRTNLCCRQQFYIDFRLIGWNDWIIAPSGYYGNYCEGSCPAYLAGVPGSASSFHTAVVNQYRMRGLNPGTVNSCCIPTKLSTMSMLYFDDEYNIVKRDVPNMIVEECGCA